The Pleurodeles waltl isolate 20211129_DDA chromosome 6, aPleWal1.hap1.20221129, whole genome shotgun sequence genome has a segment encoding these proteins:
- the LOC138301490 gene encoding putative nuclease HARBI1, which yields MEVLLLQLGTCCRRQQRQQIQPPPLQQPQTPPQQPQRQCRRKERIVRQRITILGMREQDLVWVYRLNRESIVCLLHLIAPHITARLQTPHNIPPITEFLVVLHMMVSGSFQTTGALVAGISQSSFSVCLPKVLDAILHLTSQHICFSNTQQLQYGTKQGFYQIAGFPHVLGAMNCTEVQLVSPAAAEHLYRNRKHTHSINVQAIIDHRELFTNILGKYPDSIHDAYIFCHCTINQRFQDGEYSNGLLIANQGYGIQPWVMTPFAYPTSVEQWVYNERHRKTHNLVERTSGILKSRFRCLALTEGSLLYAQPLVCKIILACAILHNLCVRTNITWDEKDDVRSKDEDDDGADHVEGEQINTAAGVRRRCHIVDNFYT from the exons atggaagttctactgctccagcttggcacatgctgcagacgtcagcaaagacagcagatccaaccaccaccactgcagcaacctcaaaccccaccacaacagccacagagaCAGTGCAGAAGGAAGGAGAGAATTGTTAGACAGCGAATCACCATTttaggaatgagggaacaagatctGGTCTGGgtgtacagactcaaccgggagtccattgtatgcctgctgcacctgatagcaccacacatcacggcaaggctgcaaactccccataacatccCACCCATTACAGAATTCCTCGTTGTCCTCCACATGATGgtgtctggatcattccagacaacgggtgcgttagtggctggtatctcccagtcatccttttccgtctgcctaccaaaggtcctggacgcaATCCTACACCTCACGTCACAACAcatctgcttctcaaacacccagcagctgcagtatgggaccaagcaaggtttctatcagatagctggctttccacatgtgctgggtgcaatgaactGTACCGAAGTCCAACTGGTGTCACCTGCAGCagcggaacacctctacaggaaccgcaaacacacacattccatcaatgtgcaggctatcaTTGACCACCGtgagctcttcacaaacatcctggggAAATATCCCGACAGCATCCATGACGCATATATCTtttgccattgcaccatcaaccagcggttccaggatggcgaatatagcaatgggctactcatag CTaatcaaggttatggcatccagccgtgggtgatgaccccttttgctTATCCCACATCGGTGGAGCAGTGGGTCTACAacgagaggcacaggaaaacccacaatttggtggagaggacatctggcatcctgaaatccaggttcaggtgtctggcccTGACAGAAGGAAGCCTCTTATATGCTcaaccacttgtttgtaagatcatcttggcatgtgcaatcctgcacaacctTTGTGTACGGACAAATATCACCTGGGATGAAAAGGATGATGTTCGCAGcaaggatgaggatgatgatggagcagatcatgtggagggggaacaaattaACACTGCAGCCGGAGTTCGCAGGAGATGCCATATTGTGGATAACTTCTACACATGA